TTCCCGTTGGTTCCTCGTCAAGCGGTTCTGTGCCAGCATTTATTGACGGGGGGAACGGAGCTAATCCTGCTTATGGGAGCAATAATGGCACCCAGTATATTCAGATTCTGAACTGGTCACCTTCCAATACTTCTGATTACCCCATACAGCTTAATGATTATCTGAATGTCAGAACAAGCGATCTTATCGCAGACGGTTATGACGAACAAGGGAATCTGGTACCTAATAGTGTATATATACAAGTGATTGACAGATTTTTAACAACAAATTTACCGCACTAGATTTGTTTTTTAACAAAAGGTTTATTGCTGCTTGCAGCAATAAACCTTTTCAAAATTTTATTAACAAATAAATTGATTAAAGGATATTCCTGTTTATTGTCTAAGATAAGCGCATATCTAAATGGAAAATAACAAACATCAAATTGCAATGACTGTCAGGGTACTTTTCATACCATTTTTCTTTTTGCTCTCAAGCAGTTTTATTGAGTCGCTGGATGCCCAGTCGATGGTTGTTGAAAGTCTTACAGGCCCGGTCACTCAGAATGAAATCACTTCGTTCAAGGCATATATGCGCCTGAAAGTTCAGGCTCCTGCCACTAATGATGCCAATATCTGGGTTTATGGCAATTCAGGAAAAGCAATTGAGGCCTGCGGTTTGATGTATGAAGCCTGTGGCGATACCGCTATTCTTAACCGGATGATTTATTATTGTGACGCTGCCCTTGCAGGCCGTAATGATCTTGCCTCAGCTGCCGATGGCGGACAGCGTATTGTCTGGACCGGCAAGATAGAACCGGTCTGGCCTTCCTCTAATTCTTCAACCATTCCTGCCGGGGCAGGTGTGGAACAGGGTTCCGTACTTTCTCATATTGCCTATTGTGCCAAACTGATTTTAAAAACTCCTTCTTTGTGGAATTTGAATGTGTCTTTGGGTGATCCTAAGGGATTTGGAACCACCTATAAAGCCAGGGCAATCAAATATATTCAGGAAGCAGACTATGTTATTGATCATTGGATATTGCCTCATTTTATCCGCACTACAGAAAACAATCATTATTACTTTCCTGGAGCTCCCAATACCTATAAACCGGATGAACCTGCTCCCTGGAACCAGGCCTGGATGCTGACCGACGGTTTTATCCGTCTTGTTGAATGCCACCTGATTTTGGGAGATTCTCCTGAACGGGTTGCTCAATACGATTCCATTGTGCAACCTAATGTAGACTGGTTCATGGCTAATCTTAAAGCCAATGCTTCTGTTTATGGATCCCCCTGTTGGACCTGGGCTTATGCTTTGCCTTCAGGAATGGAGGATACCAACCACTTCGCCTATGATTGCGAGGGACTCTGGATCGCTTATAATTGCGGCCGATATGGAATTAAATTTAAAGATATGCTTCCTTTTGCCAATACCTATTTTGATGTGGTGCTGGCAACTGTGAATAACGGGCTCTATGCCGGCCGGGTGGATGGAACTTATGGAACCGGTCATGCCGCCGGGGACAATTATGTCCGGGATGAATATATTTATTTTACGCAGTTCCGTCCTGAAAAATACCTGACTGTCGGCAATATTGAAATAAATAAAAATAAAGTTGCATCTTCGCCGCAAATTACCGGCAGGCTTTTATGGGAAAAAAGCCGCCGTTATGCCTCACCCGACACTATTTTTATTCAGGCTGGTGTTAACGGGACTATTAGTCCAAAT
This genomic stretch from Bacteroidota bacterium harbors:
- a CDS encoding T9SS type A sorting domain-containing protein → MENNKHQIAMTVRVLFIPFFFLLSSSFIESLDAQSMVVESLTGPVTQNEITSFKAYMRLKVQAPATNDANIWVYGNSGKAIEACGLMYEACGDTAILNRMIYYCDAALAGRNDLASAADGGQRIVWTGKIEPVWPSSNSSTIPAGAGVEQGSVLSHIAYCAKLILKTPSLWNLNVSLGDPKGFGTTYKARAIKYIQEADYVIDHWILPHFIRTTENNHYYFPGAPNTYKPDEPAPWNQAWMLTDGFIRLVECHLILGDSPERVAQYDSIVQPNVDWFMANLKANASVYGSPCWTWAYALPSGMEDTNHFAYDCEGLWIAYNCGRYGIKFKDMLPFANTYFDVVLATVNNGLYAGRVDGTYGTGHAAGDNYVRDEYIYFTQFRPEKYLTVGNIEINKNKVASSPQITGRLLWEKSRRYASPDTIFIQAGVNGTISPNNKVIAYPGTDQNFVIIPDNGYRIKDVLIDGKSQGTLSSYIFTNVSCNHTISASFEGTSTGVAQINTENISDLGFELKLSCRSNPASDFTHINYFLPSNQEVTIGIYNINGQRIKQLIRETQNSGRHEVPCNVSGIPSGIYYVLLSAGNLRSTSKLIIAN